In one window of bacterium DNA:
- a CDS encoding DUF1559 domain-containing protein, translated as MKRRKFNLSGALADSTLCYPLFRIDNRKWRCEMRRKGFTLIELLVVVAIIAILAAMLLPALSQARERARQATCLNNLKQLGLGFMMYMQDNEEYFPSYTWGPILNMRPGNWALSIEKYVRGKTQKEFSTLQEYYEFMVAKSTPFRCPSERAKSWYINTAPASCSYYANRFLVDAERPDRVVKLARVKGDQSKVVLLFEWYNLPGFQTTLDYPGDVLNAGREYFWRYSYPARHSGGVNVLFVDGHAQLVKNKNTLYGDTSMYVTDENGFTFDCR; from the coding sequence ATGAAAAGAAGGAAATTCAATTTATCAGGGGCACTGGCAGACAGTACTCTCTGTTATCCCCTGTTTAGAATAGATAACAGAAAATGGAGGTGTGAGATGAGAAGGAAGGGATTTACGCTTATAGAGTTATTGGTAGTGGTAGCAATCATTGCTATTCTTGCAGCGATGTTGCTACCGGCATTATCTCAGGCGAGGGAGAGGGCAAGACAGGCAACGTGTTTGAATAATCTTAAGCAGTTAGGACTTGGTTTTATGATGTATATGCAGGATAATGAAGAATATTTTCCTTCATATACATGGGGACCTATTCTTAATATGAGACCTGGTAACTGGGCTTTATCCATAGAAAAATATGTAAGAGGAAAAACACAGAAAGAGTTCTCTACACTTCAAGAGTATTACGAATTTATGGTGGCAAAATCCACTCCTTTCAGATGTCCCAGTGAACGTGCAAAATCATGGTATATAAACACTGCTCCAGCATCCTGTAGTTATTATGCAAACCGTTTCTTGGTAGATGCTGAAAGACCTGATAGGGTGGTAAAGTTAGCGAGAGTAAAAGGGGACCAGAGTAAAGTTGTCCTGCTTTTTGAATGGTATAACTTACCAGGTTTTCAAACAACTCTTGACTATCCCGGAGATGTTTTGAACGCAGGAAGAGAGTATTTCTGGAGATATTCATATCCTGCGAGACATTCAGGTGGTGTGAATGTTCTGTTTGTAGATGGACATGCCCAACTGGTTAAAAATAAAAATACCCTTTATGGTGATACGAGTATGTATGTTACTGACGAGAACGGATTTACATTTGACTGCAGATAA
- a CDS encoding DUF1559 domain-containing protein: protein MLAAILLPALSQARERARQATCLNNLKQLGLGFMMYLQDNGEYFPLQSSDPNDLVNIYQYNVKPNNWAWAIERYVRGKTWTDFDSDIGVSLHKYILVERFMTARSNPFRCPKEIAFSTWVTEDKASCSYWGNRLLLTPDWGPNRNRRLSEVRKDNSKVVLLYEWGLRRDEQSKDIARAGVNCFWKGPGEMYPPRHSSGMNVLFVDGHAQWVKNKYMNSTDPNFYATTDENGFTFERN from the coding sequence ATTCTTGCTGCGATATTACTACCAGCACTTTCACAGGCGAGGGAGAGGGCAAGACAGGCAACGTGTTTGAATAATCTTAAGCAGTTAGGACTTGGTTTTATGATGTATCTACAGGATAACGGAGAGTATTTCCCATTACAATCATCAGACCCGAATGACCTTGTGAATATTTACCAGTATAATGTAAAACCCAACAACTGGGCATGGGCAATAGAGAGATATGTAAGAGGAAAGACCTGGACGGATTTTGATAGTGATATAGGTGTTTCTCTGCATAAATATATACTTGTAGAGAGGTTTATGACAGCGCGGTCTAATCCATTTAGATGTCCTAAAGAAATCGCTTTTTCTACATGGGTTACTGAGGATAAGGCATCCTGCAGTTACTGGGGAAACCGATTATTATTGACACCCGACTGGGGTCCTAACAGGAATCGTCGTCTATCAGAGGTAAGGAAAGACAATTCAAAAGTAGTTCTTTTATATGAATGGGGTTTACGGAGAGATGAACAGAGTAAAGATATTGCACGTGCTGGTGTGAATTGTTTCTGGAAGGGCCCCGGGGAGATGTACCCACCCAGACATTCCAGTGGTATGAATGTTCTATTTGTAGATGGACATGCTCAGTGGGTAAAAAATAAATATATGAATTCTACAGACCCTAATTTTTATGCTACTACTGATGAAAATGGGTTTACTTTTGAACGTAATTAA
- a CDS encoding LacI family transcriptional regulator, with product MITVKDIAKKLGISVGTVSKALNDSPDISKHTKERVKRVAKEMGYIPNLMARSLVSKKTATIGFLTSFFDNPSHMDRLRGIQYICFKNHYTLISCFSEGKDDEISNVKRLIARKVDGLIVTSSSNSSEVKALLKNVDVPLVLMSEMIDGLDCVYVGEDDYEGMRMATEHLISLGHKNIAYFGNSPNIPSDINMLNGYRYTLEKYGIPYRKDYTFWGNTEKDILKKNVISLINMENPPTGILCWSDSIALNVMKVLREAGKKVPEDVSIVGYDNIELLSFFDIPLTTVGQQTFMIGQKSAEVLFEMIEQSEKRNNQKIIFTPELIIRNSTGPVKVK from the coding sequence ATGATTACAGTAAAAGACATTGCAAAGAAACTGGGGATATCTGTAGGAACTGTATCAAAGGCATTAAATGACAGTCCTGACATTTCAAAACATACAAAGGAGAGAGTAAAAAGGGTAGCAAAGGAGATGGGTTATATACCCAACCTGATGGCGCGCTCACTTGTCAGTAAGAAGACCGCTACAATAGGATTCTTAACATCTTTTTTTGATAATCCATCCCATATGGACCGACTTAGAGGTATCCAGTATATCTGTTTTAAAAACCACTATACACTTATAAGTTGTTTCAGCGAAGGTAAAGATGATGAGATAAGTAATGTAAAAAGATTGATTGCGAGAAAAGTAGATGGGCTTATAGTAACATCTTCTTCTAACAGTTCAGAGGTTAAAGCGCTCCTTAAAAACGTAGACGTTCCGTTGGTACTGATGAGTGAAATGATAGATGGGCTGGACTGTGTATATGTAGGTGAGGATGATTATGAGGGTATGCGGATGGCGACAGAGCATCTCATCTCTCTCGGACATAAGAATATTGCTTATTTTGGCAATTCTCCTAATATACCTTCTGATATCAATATGTTGAATGGATACAGATATACACTTGAAAAATATGGAATCCCATATAGGAAGGACTATACATTCTGGGGAAATACAGAAAAAGATATTTTGAAAAAGAACGTGATTTCCCTGATAAATATGGAAAACCCTCCAACAGGTATATTGTGTTGGAGTGATAGTATAGCATTGAATGTTATGAAGGTACTCAGGGAAGCAGGTAAAAAAGTTCCAGAGGATGTTTCTATTGTAGGTTATGATAACATAGAATTACTCTCTTTCTTTGATATCCCTTTAACAACCGTTGGACAGCAAACCTTCATGATAGGACAGAAGTCAGCAGAAGTTTTATTTGAAATGATAGAACAAAGTGAAAAGAGAAACAATCAGAAGATTATATTCACTCCAGAATTGATAATAAGGAACTCTACAGGCCCTGTAAAAGTTAAATAA
- a CDS encoding DUF1343 domain-containing protein has product MSGEISVKLGVDILSHTLLQGKKVGLITNQTGMDSNLIPSVEIISRLPDVKLVALFGPEHGFKGGRMGIITGEGEEKGIKVFSLYGATRRPTAEMLKGIDVLIFDIQDVGARSYTYISTMRYCMEEVAKNNIQFVVLDRPNPLGGLLVDGPVLDMNFESFVGSAPIPYVHGMTVGEIALFLNKELNINCNLTVIKMEGWKREMLWEDTGLIWIPTSPHIPEPDTPFFYPITGILGELGLVNVGVGYTLPFKLVGAPWIDAEKITSYLNNKKLSGVYFQTFHFTPFYGLYNGQECNGFRIIITDKRKYKPVEICYHIIEALLKLYPEKFNFSAASPSNIDMFDKVNGSDKIRKLVQRGAKAEEIVNSYQSSLKEFIEKRKKYLLYN; this is encoded by the coding sequence ATGAGCGGAGAAATATCTGTAAAATTGGGAGTAGATATTCTATCTCATACACTTCTTCAAGGGAAAAAGGTTGGACTTATTACGAACCAGACAGGTATGGACAGTAACCTTATCCCATCTGTAGAAATAATCTCTCGGCTGCCTGATGTGAAACTTGTTGCACTCTTTGGTCCTGAACATGGATTTAAAGGTGGCAGGATGGGAATCATCACAGGGGAAGGAGAAGAGAAAGGCATAAAGGTATTCAGTTTATATGGTGCCACGAGAAGACCCACAGCAGAGATGTTAAAAGGGATTGATGTCCTTATCTTTGATATACAGGATGTTGGAGCACGCTCATACACCTATATCTCTACAATGAGATACTGTATGGAAGAGGTAGCAAAGAATAATATCCAGTTTGTAGTACTTGACAGACCAAATCCACTGGGTGGGTTGCTTGTAGATGGACCAGTACTGGATATGAATTTTGAATCATTTGTGGGGTCTGCTCCAATACCATATGTCCATGGAATGACTGTGGGAGAGATTGCTCTATTTCTTAATAAAGAACTTAATATAAATTGCAACCTTACTGTGATAAAAATGGAGGGATGGAAAAGAGAGATGCTATGGGAAGATACAGGACTCATATGGATACCTACATCCCCTCACATCCCTGAACCTGATACTCCCTTCTTCTACCCTATCACTGGTATCCTCGGAGAATTAGGATTAGTAAATGTGGGGGTGGGATATACCCTTCCCTTCAAACTGGTTGGTGCACCATGGATTGATGCAGAAAAGATAACATCTTATCTGAACAACAAAAAACTTTCAGGTGTATATTTCCAGACATTTCATTTCACTCCTTTTTATGGACTTTACAACGGGCAGGAGTGCAACGGCTTTAGGATTATTATCACCGACAAAAGGAAATATAAACCAGTGGAGATATGCTATCACATAATAGAAGCACTGTTGAAACTATATCCTGAAAAGTTTAATTTTTCTGCTGCCTCTCCTTCTAATATAGATATGTTTGATAAGGTCAATGGAAGTGATAAAATAAGGAAACTGGTCCAGAGAGGAGCAAAGGCAGAAGAGATTGTTAATTCATATCAGTCATCTTTAAAGGAGTTTATTGAAAAGAGAAAAAAGTATCTGTTATATAACTGA
- a CDS encoding non-lysosomal glucosylceramidase has product MKREKSICYITDMSVIKKKGKGTIYTGKNRNYIAFPMGGIGAGTICLEGNGGFTHISLRHKPELFNQPLMFSAFCVKNHPETARVLEGEIPEWKVYGIPGGGSGLTGTIYGLPRCFTEEFTARFPFATVKLAYPELPMKVEITGWSPFIPLDEDLSLPVCALEYTFINKGKKSIEGVYSFHSKNFLATETKKCGVKELNNKGFILYQDGTDEKPYDEGSFCAMVLEENAGINCRWFRVGNFDLTTILWREIELSRVISNPPFKQDEQASPGASIYVSVKIPAGGKKTIKILLCWYVPNSNIKTGDDDTKGYYKPWYAGRFNNIQEVARYWAENYNGLKEETEKFTECFYSSSIPAEIIDAXSANLSILKSPTVLRQIDGRLWCWEGCSDTYGCCPGSCTHVWNYAQAIPHLFPSLERTLRETEFNEMQDEQGHQEFRAWLPIRPSVHRFHPAADGQLGGIIKVYRDWRISGNTRWLKSIWEKVKKSLDYCIETWDPEHKGILEEPHHNTYDIEFWGPDGMCCSIYLGALKSASLIAEALGEDIPLYRKLYKKGRRYLEKHLFNGEYFYQDIRWKGLKTEDPTEKKYTEDREAIKNLYEKTRYAGLCPAWLDEVMEVIKKEGPSKQYGKGCLADGVLGAWLAEVCGIGEILDNKKVKRHLLSVFKYNFKKSLIDHINPQRPGYAIGNDGGLLLCTWPKGGKLTFPFPYSNEVWTGIEYQVASHLMIFGRVKEGLEIVRTARKRYDGTKRNPFDEYECGHWYGRALSSYGLLQGLTGIRYDAVEKILYINPSIKGNFSCFFCTSTGYGLAGVKDKKPFVKVCSGEIEIKRIEYKKYGGGR; this is encoded by the coding sequence TTGAAAAGAGAAAAAAGTATCTGTTATATAACTGATATGTCTGTAATAAAAAAGAAAGGGAAAGGGACGATATATACGGGTAAAAACCGTAACTATATTGCATTTCCTATGGGAGGGATTGGTGCAGGAACAATATGTTTGGAAGGAAATGGTGGCTTTACACATATATCTTTAAGACATAAACCAGAGTTATTCAATCAACCACTTATGTTTTCTGCCTTCTGTGTTAAAAACCACCCTGAGACAGCGAGGGTACTTGAAGGAGAAATACCGGAATGGAAGGTATATGGTATACCAGGAGGAGGTAGTGGACTGACAGGGACTATCTACGGACTACCGAGATGTTTTACAGAAGAATTTACAGCAAGATTCCCTTTTGCCACAGTAAAACTTGCGTATCCAGAACTGCCGATGAAGGTTGAGATTACCGGGTGGAGCCCTTTCATACCGTTAGATGAAGATCTGTCTCTTCCTGTTTGTGCACTTGAATATACCTTTATAAATAAAGGTAAAAAATCAATTGAAGGAGTTTATTCATTCCATTCAAAAAACTTTCTTGCAACTGAAACAAAGAAGTGTGGGGTTAAGGAATTGAACAATAAGGGCTTTATTCTCTATCAGGATGGAACTGATGAAAAGCCATATGATGAAGGTAGTTTCTGTGCTATGGTTTTAGAAGAAAATGCAGGTATAAACTGCAGGTGGTTCAGGGTTGGTAATTTTGACCTTACAACTATTCTCTGGAGAGAGATAGAACTATCCCGCGTTATCTCCAATCCACCATTCAAACAGGATGAACAAGCCAGTCCTGGAGCGAGTATATATGTATCTGTCAAAATCCCTGCTGGTGGTAAAAAGACAATAAAAATTCTTCTCTGCTGGTATGTTCCGAATAGCAACATTAAGACAGGAGATGACGATACAAAAGGATATTACAAACCCTGGTATGCAGGTAGATTCAATAATATTCAGGAGGTAGCCAGATACTGGGCAGAAAATTATAATGGATTAAAGGAAGAGACAGAAAAATTTACAGAGTGTTTTTACAGTTCATCCATACCGGCAGAAATCATTGATGCTGNATCTGCGAACCTTTCCATACTTAAATCTCCAACAGTCCTGCGACAGATAGATGGCCGGCTCTGGTGCTGGGAAGGATGCAGTGATACATACGGTTGCTGTCCTGGCTCCTGTACCCATGTCTGGAACTATGCACAGGCAATCCCACACCTTTTTCCATCACTTGAAAGGACACTTAGAGAAACAGAATTTAATGAGATGCAGGACGAACAAGGACATCAGGAATTTCGTGCATGGCTCCCTATCCGTCCATCTGTCCACAGATTCCATCCTGCAGCGGATGGACAACTGGGTGGTATTATAAAAGTTTACAGGGATTGGAGAATAAGTGGTAATACCCGATGGCTGAAAAGTATATGGGAAAAGGTAAAGAAAAGTTTAGATTACTGTATAGAGACATGGGACCCTGAACATAAAGGGATATTAGAAGAACCGCATCATAACACCTATGATATTGAGTTCTGGGGACCTGATGGTATGTGTTGCAGTATTTATCTCGGTGCACTTAAATCTGCATCTCTTATAGCGGAAGCGCTGGGTGAAGATATCCCACTTTACCGCAAACTTTATAAAAAGGGTAGAAGATACTTAGAAAAACATCTTTTCAATGGAGAATATTTTTATCAGGATATCAGATGGAAAGGACTGAAAACAGAAGACCCCACAGAAAAAAAATACACAGAAGACAGAGAAGCAATTAAGAACCTCTATGAAAAAACAAGATATGCAGGGCTCTGTCCTGCATGGTTGGATGAGGTAATGGAGGTTATAAAAAAAGAGGGACCGAGTAAACAGTATGGAAAGGGATGCCTTGCAGATGGTGTTTTAGGAGCGTGGCTGGCAGAGGTGTGTGGAATAGGTGAAATACTGGATAATAAAAAAGTTAAAAGACATCTGCTCTCTGTATTCAAATACAACTTCAAAAAATCACTTATAGACCATATTAATCCACAGAGACCTGGATATGCTATTGGAAATGATGGTGGACTGCTTCTCTGCACCTGGCCCAAAGGAGGAAAATTAACATTTCCTTTTCCTTATTCTAATGAGGTATGGACGGGTATTGAATATCAGGTGGCTTCACACCTTATGATATTTGGAAGGGTAAAAGAAGGACTGGAGATTGTCAGGACAGCAAGAAAAAGATATGATGGGACAAAAAGAAATCCATTTGATGAGTATGAATGCGGGCACTGGTATGGAAGGGCTCTCTCTTCCTATGGACTGCTTCAGGGGCTAACAGGTATCCGCTATGATGCTGTAGAAAAGATACTTTATATCAACCCTTCTATAAAAGGGAACTTTTCCTGTTTCTTCTGCACATCTACAGGATATGGACTCGCAGGTGTAAAGGATAAAAAACCATTTGTCAAGGTGTGTTCAGGAGAAATAGAGATAAAAAGGATTGAATACAAAAAATATGGAGGTGGAAGATGA
- a CDS encoding DUF4139 domain-containing protein, with the protein MKRKMVFVVMVLLLCISLTGFAQEMKRKDVSLTVYNQNFALVRDVRSINLKEGKSEIRFVDIAGNIEPASVHFKSITAPDKCGILEQNFEYDLVSADKLLSKYVDKVISVISQDDVRYTGYLASYDGSQIVLVEDKEKGPVFMINRENVRDIEFPQLPEGLITKPTLVWSIVNNKPGTHDVEVSYITGGINWVADYVAAVSDDEKSISLTGWVTIDNRSGTDYENASLKLVAGDVFRVQRREGIVSDMVMKAAAIPSAEQFEERQLFEYHLYELQRKTTLKNNQTKQISLLTAPKVSVNKVYTYSGALYSWYYYDNWQGLQCNKKVGVNIEFKNSKENGLGIPLPKGTVKVYKADIDKSLQFIGENQIDHTPKDEKISLYLGNAFDIVGERKVTDHKKLAVNLYRDSYEIILRNHKKEPVVVKVIERQWGDWKVVQSSHEYKKEDATTLTFEVNIPADGETKITYTAEYRF; encoded by the coding sequence ATGAAAAGAAAGATGGTTTTTGTAGTAATGGTGTTGCTTCTGTGTATATCGCTTACTGGATTTGCCCAGGAGATGAAGAGAAAGGATGTAAGTTTAACTGTATACAACCAGAACTTTGCGCTCGTAAGGGATGTAAGGAGTATCAATCTAAAAGAAGGGAAGAGTGAAATACGGTTTGTTGATATTGCAGGCAATATTGAGCCAGCGAGTGTCCATTTTAAGTCCATCACAGCACCTGATAAGTGCGGGATACTGGAACAGAACTTTGAATATGACCTTGTAAGTGCAGACAAACTCCTTTCAAAGTATGTTGATAAGGTAATAAGTGTAATATCTCAGGATGATGTCAGGTATACCGGATACCTTGCCAGTTATGATGGAAGCCAGATTGTACTTGTGGAAGATAAGGAAAAAGGACCTGTCTTTATGATAAACAGAGAAAATGTAAGGGATATTGAATTCCCACAACTACCTGAAGGACTGATAACAAAGCCAACACTTGTATGGTCTATCGTAAATAATAAGCCAGGTACACACGATGTTGAGGTAAGTTATATTACAGGTGGAATCAACTGGGTGGCTGACTATGTGGCTGCTGTATCTGATGATGAAAAGTCCATATCACTTACCGGCTGGGTAACAATTGATAATAGAAGTGGAACTGACTACGAAAATGCCTCACTGAAACTTGTTGCGGGGGATGTTTTCAGGGTTCAGAGGAGAGAAGGAATTGTTAGTGATATGGTGATGAAGGCGGCTGCTATTCCCTCCGCTGAGCAGTTTGAAGAAAGACAACTGTTTGAATACCACCTTTACGAACTCCAGAGAAAGACCACACTTAAAAACAATCAGACAAAACAGATAAGTTTACTTACCGCTCCAAAGGTATCTGTAAATAAGGTATATACCTACAGCGGTGCGTTATACAGTTGGTACTACTATGACAACTGGCAGGGACTTCAATGTAATAAAAAGGTGGGAGTAAATATAGAATTCAAAAACAGTAAGGAAAATGGACTTGGTATACCTTTACCAAAAGGGACAGTAAAGGTCTATAAGGCGGATATAGATAAGTCATTACAATTCATCGGAGAAAACCAGATAGACCACACCCCAAAGGATGAAAAGATATCACTTTATTTAGGTAATGCCTTTGATATTGTGGGAGAAAGAAAGGTTACAGACCACAAAAAGTTAGCGGTAAATCTGTATCGGGATTCTTATGAGATTATTTTAAGAAACCACAAAAAAGAGCCAGTGGTGGTAAAAGTAATAGAAAGGCAATGGGGTGACTGGAAGGTTGTACAGTCAAGCCATGAGTATAAAAAAGAGGATGCTACAACCCTTACATTTGAAGTAAATATACCTGCTGACGGAGAAACAAAGATAACCTATACTGCTGAATACAGGTTTTAA
- a CDS encoding Gfo/Idh/MocA family oxidoreductase has translation MEELKIGIIGFDTSHVPAFTRLLNDENDPYHVSGGKVVAGYPSFSPDLEASYSRVEGFKKEMVEKWGIKIVSSIKELLKEVDAILLESVDGRRHLKEATPVIKAGKPLFIDKPLAASFKEAKKIVELAKKYNCPVFSSSSLRFDYNISRVRKNPEIGNILGCDAFSAATMEPTNPGLFWYGVHGVEILYTFMGTGCKKLFSKYTEGAHFVVGEWEDGRIGTVRGTRKGPHSYGARVFGEKKVEQVTHSPEVPFYSQLLKEIIPFFQTGKSPVPLEETLEIMQFMQAALLSEKKGKEVLLSSIR, from the coding sequence ATGGAAGAGTTGAAAATTGGAATTATCGGGTTTGATACATCACATGTGCCTGCGTTTACGAGATTACTGAATGATGAAAATGACCCATATCATGTTTCAGGTGGCAAGGTTGTTGCCGGTTATCCTTCATTCAGTCCTGATCTTGAGGCAAGTTATAGTAGGGTGGAGGGTTTTAAGAAAGAGATGGTTGAGAAGTGGGGTATAAAGATAGTATCATCCATAAAGGAATTGTTGAAGGAGGTTGATGCTATACTTCTTGAAAGTGTTGATGGAAGAAGGCACTTAAAGGAGGCAACCCCTGTTATAAAAGCAGGAAAGCCACTTTTTATAGATAAACCACTGGCAGCAAGTTTCAAAGAGGCAAAAAAGATTGTGGAACTGGCAAAAAAGTACAACTGCCCTGTTTTTTCTTCCTCTTCTTTAAGATTTGACTACAACATAAGCAGGGTAAGAAAAAACCCTGAAATTGGAAATATCCTCGGATGTGATGCATTTAGTGCTGCAACAATGGAGCCCACAAATCCTGGATTATTCTGGTATGGGGTACATGGTGTGGAAATTCTTTATACCTTTATGGGAACTGGCTGTAAGAAACTCTTTTCAAAATATACAGAAGGTGCACATTTTGTTGTTGGTGAATGGGAGGACGGCAGGATAGGAACAGTAAGGGGAACAAGGAAAGGACCGCATTCTTATGGGGCGAGGGTATTTGGAGAAAAGAAGGTAGAACAGGTTACTCATTCCCCTGAAGTACCATTTTATTCACAGTTGCTTAAGGAGATCATACCTTTCTTCCAGACAGGTAAGAGTCCTGTCCCTCTGGAAGAAACTCTTGAGATAATGCAGTTTATGCAGGCAGCACTTCTGAGTGAAAAGAAAGGTAAAGAGGTACTACTCTCATCTATCAGGTGA